Proteins from one Amycolatopsis benzoatilytica AK 16/65 genomic window:
- a CDS encoding TetR/AcrR family transcriptional regulator, whose translation MAPDDRTPGRTLLRRPERRSQLIRAATEAFARNGFAATSLDDIAEQAGVTKVLIYRHFASKNELYLAALTDVRDRVRAVVGSADSYTGDTVHAFVTAADEDPDGFRLLFQHAAREAAFSAYAADLFSDAAHIAETYLRDRVPQRARRRWVATLIPKIIVEITLSWLEEGRPVPVADLGSTVRAALAALVEVRAP comes from the coding sequence ATGGCACCCGACGACCGCACCCCGGGGCGCACTCTGCTGCGCCGGCCCGAGCGACGAAGCCAGCTGATCCGCGCCGCGACGGAGGCCTTCGCCCGCAATGGTTTCGCGGCCACCAGTCTCGACGACATCGCCGAGCAAGCCGGCGTCACCAAAGTGCTGATCTACCGGCATTTCGCGTCGAAGAACGAGCTGTACCTGGCCGCGCTGACCGACGTCCGCGATCGGGTGCGCGCGGTCGTCGGCTCGGCCGACAGCTACACCGGCGACACCGTGCACGCCTTCGTGACCGCTGCGGACGAGGACCCCGACGGCTTTCGGCTGCTGTTCCAGCACGCCGCCCGGGAGGCAGCGTTCTCGGCCTACGCGGCGGACTTGTTCAGCGACGCGGCGCACATCGCCGAGACCTATTTGCGCGACCGGGTCCCCCAGCGGGCGCGGCGCCGCTGGGTGGCGACCTTGATTCCCAAGATCATTGTCGAGATCACACTGTCCTGGCTCGAGGAAGGCCGGCCCGTCCCGGTGGCCGATCTCGGCAGCACCGTCCGGGCCGCCCTGGCCGCCCTGGTCGAGGTCCGGGCGCCGTGA
- a CDS encoding ATP-dependent 6-phosphofructokinase, which produces MTLHLDDLRVRHLGECRYDSPLAEMLSTKQTSPHYVADGDRVLLEDTVSMLAEHRLPPARVPSFEGAGPRRKIYFDPARVTAGIVTCGGLCPGLNNVIRGLVQELAVHYQVKRILGFRNGLQGLTAEHRHDTVDLTPAHVRDIHKDGGTILGSSRGGQDADEMVDSLVLRGVDIMFVIGGDGGMRAATYLSDAIRARGLDIAVIGVPKTIDNDLPFTDQSFGFQSAFARATDFISSVSVEAASSPNGVGIVKLMGRHSGFIASYAALAANGADIVLIPEIPFAFEGPDGLLAHVEQRVRAKGYVVIVLAEGAGQDLLDQPGAAHRNGRGTDASGNVKLGNVGELLKDRIAAHLTAAGLPPTMRYIDPSYAIRSIAANPYDSVYCLRLAHAAVHAAMAGRTAAAVARWRRRFVHVPLSLMTSRRNQVDPDGDLWMSVLETTCQPAEFGAGASREKVPMGFC; this is translated from the coding sequence GTGACGCTGCATCTGGACGACCTCCGCGTTCGTCATCTCGGCGAGTGTCGTTACGATTCGCCTCTCGCCGAGATGTTGTCGACGAAACAGACTTCTCCGCACTATGTCGCGGACGGCGACCGGGTCCTGCTCGAGGACACCGTGTCGATGCTCGCCGAGCATCGCCTCCCGCCGGCGCGCGTTCCGAGCTTCGAAGGGGCCGGCCCGCGCCGGAAGATCTACTTCGACCCGGCGCGGGTCACCGCCGGCATCGTCACCTGCGGAGGGCTGTGCCCGGGGCTGAACAACGTCATCCGCGGTCTCGTCCAGGAACTCGCGGTGCATTATCAGGTGAAGCGAATCCTGGGTTTCCGGAACGGCCTGCAGGGGCTCACCGCCGAACACCGGCACGACACCGTCGACCTGACGCCCGCGCACGTTCGCGACATCCACAAGGACGGCGGCACGATCCTGGGCAGCTCGCGAGGCGGCCAGGACGCCGACGAGATGGTCGACAGCCTTGTTCTGCGGGGCGTCGACATCATGTTCGTCATCGGCGGTGACGGCGGGATGCGCGCCGCGACGTACCTCAGCGACGCGATCCGGGCGCGCGGGCTCGACATCGCGGTCATCGGGGTGCCGAAGACGATCGACAACGACCTGCCCTTCACTGACCAGTCGTTCGGTTTCCAAAGCGCGTTCGCCCGGGCGACGGACTTCATCTCGTCGGTCTCCGTCGAGGCCGCGTCCAGCCCGAACGGGGTCGGGATCGTGAAGCTGATGGGCCGGCACTCCGGCTTCATCGCCAGCTATGCCGCGCTGGCCGCCAACGGTGCGGACATCGTGCTGATCCCGGAGATCCCCTTCGCGTTCGAGGGGCCGGACGGCCTGCTCGCCCACGTCGAGCAGCGCGTGCGGGCGAAGGGCTACGTCGTGATCGTCCTGGCCGAAGGGGCAGGGCAGGACCTGCTCGACCAACCCGGTGCGGCGCACCGGAACGGGCGCGGCACGGACGCGTCGGGCAACGTCAAGCTCGGCAACGTGGGGGAGCTGCTCAAAGACCGCATTGCCGCGCACCTGACCGCGGCCGGCCTTCCTCCCACGATGCGCTACATCGACCCGAGCTACGCGATCCGGAGCATCGCGGCCAACCCCTACGACAGCGTCTATTGCCTGCGGCTGGCGCATGCCGCAGTGCACGCCGCGATGGCGGGCCGCACCGCCGCCGCTGTCGCGCGCTGGCGGCGGCGCTTCGTGCACGTTCCGCTGTCGCTGATGACCAGCCGCCGCAACCAGGTCGACCCCGATGGCGACCTGTGGATGTCGGTGCTGGAAACCACTTGCCAGCCGGCGGAATTCGGGGCAGGGGCGAGCAGAGAAAAGGTGCCGATGGGGTTTTGCTGA
- a CDS encoding VC0807 family protein — MNKQRAVARLVFSPTLLLNVVTPVIAYQLLVHHGVGSTTALMYACGFPLLGIAITAMRSRRLDPVAVLSLVAIIVGLAAGLVLGNGRILLVKDSIVTGVIGVLFLLSLLTKRPLIAVLRRKLLSRETDRPRRMTAVWGVVLVAEASVRVALSFAVSPGTLLVLSPLLAAVAFGPLALWTLSSRPAATTEGVSHGSAPVRAR, encoded by the coding sequence ATGAATAAACAGCGTGCCGTCGCGCGGCTCGTCTTCAGCCCCACCCTCCTGCTGAACGTCGTCACGCCGGTGATCGCCTACCAGCTGCTGGTCCATCACGGCGTCGGCAGCACCACCGCATTGATGTACGCCTGCGGCTTTCCGCTGCTGGGCATCGCGATAACCGCCATGCGCAGCCGTCGCCTGGATCCGGTGGCGGTGTTGTCGCTGGTGGCGATCATCGTCGGTCTCGCCGCGGGCCTCGTCCTGGGCAACGGGCGGATCCTGCTGGTCAAGGACTCCATCGTCACCGGCGTCATCGGGGTCCTGTTCCTCCTGTCACTGCTGACCAAGCGTCCGCTGATCGCCGTCCTGCGACGAAAGCTGCTGTCCCGTGAGACGGACCGGCCGCGACGGATGACCGCCGTCTGGGGCGTGGTGCTCGTCGCGGAAGCATCGGTTCGCGTCGCCCTGTCCTTCGCGGTGTCCCCCGGCACCCTGCTGGTGCTCTCGCCCCTGCTGGCGGCGGTCGCGTTCGGGCCGCTGGCGCTGTGGACGCTGTCGAGCCGCCCCGCCGCAACCACGGAAGGAGTTTCGCATGGATCAGCTCCCGTTCGAGCGCGGTGA
- a CDS encoding ferredoxin — protein MLLLAEVIGLLPARLLAPEVFDQREDDGIVLLLDEYPGDELHATVREAAIVCPGAAISVHETA, from the coding sequence GTGTTGCTGCTCGCCGAGGTGATCGGCCTCCTGCCGGCGAGGCTGCTCGCGCCGGAGGTGTTCGACCAGCGCGAGGACGACGGCATCGTGCTCCTGCTCGACGAATACCCCGGCGACGAACTGCACGCGACCGTCCGTGAAGCCGCCATCGTTTGCCCCGGGGCCGCAATCTCGGTGCACGAAACTGCTTGA
- a CDS encoding VOC family protein: MAFPGLQHVAITVSDLQRSTEWYTRLFGAGPVLDEDEEGGEFHHTVFALDGGMLFGLHTHLGRETRDRADERRTGLDHVGFAVASHAELAEWAKRLDELGIPHGGVKKAHYGSGVSFRDPDNIPLEFFAGPE, encoded by the coding sequence ATGGCTTTCCCAGGTTTGCAGCATGTCGCGATCACCGTGTCCGATCTTCAGCGCAGCACCGAGTGGTACACCAGGCTGTTCGGCGCGGGGCCCGTCCTGGACGAGGACGAAGAAGGCGGCGAGTTCCACCACACGGTTTTCGCCCTCGACGGCGGCATGCTTTTCGGGCTGCACACACACCTCGGCAGGGAAACCCGGGACCGGGCGGACGAACGTCGCACCGGCCTGGACCACGTCGGATTCGCGGTCGCGTCGCACGCCGAATTGGCGGAGTGGGCCAAGAGGCTGGACGAGCTCGGCATCCCGCACGGCGGGGTGAAGAAAGCGCACTACGGCAGCGGCGTTTCCTTCCGCGATCCGGACAACATCCCGCTCGAGTTCTTCGCCGGTCCGGAATAA
- a CDS encoding CBS domain-containing protein, whose product MCDQRVADVMARQVVSARHDTSFRDLLAALLEHGAPAVPVVDPAGRPIGLVTAADVTAKSEFHGGADRVPTLGRPRRRSRWRKAGARTAAELMTAPAPTIAADAPLHAALRRLADARSDQLCVVDREARLVGLMSHRDVLSAFLRSDADIQAEAEAGAPAGIGVRVAEGVVTLTGTVGLRSVVEQAVRAAQRVRGVVAVCDELDFRFDDVTAHGM is encoded by the coding sequence ATGTGCGATCAGCGGGTAGCCGACGTAATGGCACGCCAGGTCGTCTCAGCGAGGCACGACACCTCGTTCCGGGACCTCCTCGCGGCCCTGCTCGAACACGGCGCGCCGGCGGTACCGGTCGTCGATCCGGCCGGCCGGCCGATCGGGCTCGTCACCGCAGCCGACGTGACAGCGAAGAGCGAGTTCCACGGCGGCGCGGACCGAGTTCCCACGCTCGGCAGGCCGCGCCGACGCAGCCGGTGGCGAAAAGCGGGTGCGCGCACTGCCGCCGAGCTGATGACGGCACCCGCGCCGACGATCGCCGCCGACGCGCCGCTGCACGCGGCGCTCCGGCGGCTCGCGGACGCCAGGTCGGACCAGTTGTGCGTGGTGGACCGGGAAGCCCGGCTGGTCGGGCTGATGTCCCACCGTGACGTCCTGTCCGCGTTTCTGCGGTCGGACGCCGACATCCAGGCCGAGGCCGAAGCCGGCGCGCCGGCGGGCATCGGGGTGCGGGTCGCCGAGGGCGTCGTGACGCTCACCGGCACCGTCGGGCTGAGAAGCGTTGTCGAGCAAGCGGTTCGGGCGGCACAGCGGGTGCGCGGAGTGGTCGCCGTCTGCGACGAGCTCGACTTCCGCTTCGACGACGTCACCGCGCACGGAATGTGA
- a CDS encoding cytochrome P450 — MDQLPFERGDDPLVAAEHYRTVQDRSAVAPVRTMAGDAAWLVTRYADVKALLSDERLGRSHPRPEQAARISPSALLGGAAGDHENEERQHQRLRRLLAPAFSARRMGQLQTRIGELVDGLLDEMRTPPADLHLAVSVPLPVMVICELLGVPYGEDDRLRTWSTDLASLDADRSQAALRDFTGYLHTLIEHKRGNPGDDVISDLVRAEAAMTDTDVARVAATLLFAGHETTTVRIDLGTLLLISHPDQYRALRADPRLIDSAVDEVLRMSTFSSIGGLPRYANTDLSIDDVTVAAGDAVLLSIAAANRDLRAFAEPDTFDITRTPNKHLAFGHGPRYCIGASLARVELCEVLRRIVDRFPRLDLAVPREELRTHRKSLTGGLVSLPVTW, encoded by the coding sequence ATGGATCAGCTCCCGTTCGAGCGCGGTGACGACCCGCTCGTCGCCGCCGAGCACTACCGGACAGTGCAGGACCGCTCCGCCGTCGCACCAGTCCGCACCATGGCTGGCGACGCCGCCTGGCTGGTCACCCGCTACGCCGACGTCAAGGCGCTGCTCTCCGACGAGCGGCTGGGCCGCTCGCACCCGCGTCCCGAGCAGGCCGCGCGCATTTCGCCTTCGGCTCTGCTGGGCGGTGCCGCAGGGGATCACGAGAACGAGGAGCGCCAGCACCAGAGATTGCGGCGGCTGCTGGCGCCAGCGTTCTCCGCGCGGCGGATGGGGCAGCTGCAGACCCGGATCGGGGAACTGGTCGACGGCCTGCTCGACGAGATGCGCACTCCCCCGGCCGACCTGCACCTGGCGGTTTCGGTGCCCTTGCCGGTGATGGTGATCTGCGAACTCCTGGGCGTGCCCTACGGTGAGGACGACCGGCTCAGGACGTGGTCGACCGACCTCGCTTCCCTCGACGCGGACCGCTCACAAGCCGCCCTGCGGGACTTCACCGGCTACCTGCACACCCTGATCGAGCACAAACGCGGCAACCCCGGCGACGACGTCATCTCCGACCTCGTCCGCGCCGAAGCAGCGATGACGGACACGGACGTCGCCCGGGTGGCCGCCACCTTGCTGTTCGCCGGGCACGAGACCACCACGGTCCGGATCGACCTCGGAACGCTCCTGCTGATCAGCCATCCCGACCAGTACCGAGCCCTGCGTGCCGACCCGCGGCTCATCGACAGCGCCGTCGACGAAGTTCTGCGGATGTCCACCTTCAGCTCGATCGGCGGGCTGCCCCGCTATGCCAACACGGACCTCAGCATCGACGACGTCACCGTCGCGGCGGGCGACGCAGTCCTGCTCTCGATCGCCGCGGCGAACCGAGACCTCCGGGCGTTCGCCGAGCCCGACACGTTCGACATCACCCGAACACCGAACAAACACCTGGCCTTCGGCCACGGACCCCGCTACTGCATCGGCGCGAGCCTCGCCCGGGTCGAGCTGTGCGAAGTCCTGCGCCGCATCGTCGATCGGTTCCCCCGGCTCGATCTCGCCGTGCCCCGGGAAGAACTGCGAACCCACCGGAAAAGCCTCACCGGAGGCCTGGTTTCCCTGCCGGTGACCTGGTGA
- the glpX gene encoding class II fructose-bisphosphatase, which translates to MQCQTEVAPRTCVDIHALEAVALATTRSAAVASYAWVGRYDQKAADAAATKAMREALAEAPGRGTVVIGEGEKDDAPMLFNGEIVGTGNGPDFDIAVDPLEGTSFCAKDLPGSLATIAFGEPGTLWSPGPGFYMDKIVVPPPAKDVVDLDDPPERTLENVAAALGKKVCELRVMIMDKPRHKNLIARVLRAGAAVQTPAGGDVGGSLAVLLPTLDVDLLLGVGGTPEGVMTAAAVRALGGGMLGRLAPQRDEEADAIRAAGMSLDRVYECDELAAGDAFFVATGVTGGSLLDRPRNCDGKTTCESLLISRGEIRYLTHTTFE; encoded by the coding sequence ATGCAGTGTCAGACTGAGGTCGCACCGCGCACGTGCGTCGACATCCACGCACTGGAGGCGGTGGCGCTGGCCACGACCCGCAGCGCCGCCGTCGCCAGCTACGCCTGGGTGGGCCGGTACGACCAGAAGGCCGCCGACGCGGCCGCCACCAAGGCGATGCGCGAGGCGCTGGCGGAGGCTCCCGGCCGGGGAACCGTGGTCATCGGGGAGGGCGAAAAGGACGACGCCCCGATGTTGTTCAACGGCGAGATCGTCGGCACCGGCAACGGCCCGGACTTCGATATCGCCGTCGACCCGCTGGAAGGAACGTCCTTCTGCGCCAAGGATCTTCCGGGCTCCCTGGCGACGATCGCGTTCGGCGAGCCGGGCACCCTCTGGTCGCCCGGACCGGGGTTCTACATGGACAAGATCGTCGTGCCGCCGCCGGCGAAGGACGTCGTCGATCTCGATGACCCGCCGGAGCGCACCCTGGAGAACGTCGCCGCCGCGCTCGGCAAGAAGGTTTGCGAGCTCCGGGTGATGATCATGGACAAGCCGCGGCACAAGAACCTGATCGCGCGCGTGCTGCGGGCCGGTGCGGCGGTGCAGACTCCGGCGGGCGGCGATGTCGGCGGAAGCCTTGCGGTGCTCTTGCCGACGCTCGACGTCGACTTGCTGCTCGGCGTCGGCGGCACGCCCGAAGGCGTGATGACCGCGGCCGCGGTCCGCGCGCTGGGCGGCGGGATGCTGGGCCGCCTCGCCCCGCAACGGGACGAAGAGGCGGACGCGATCCGAGCGGCGGGCATGTCGCTGGACCGCGTCTACGAATGCGACGAACTCGCGGCTGGCGATGCCTTCTTCGTCGCGACCGGGGTCACCGGGGGATCGCTCCTCGATCGCCCCCGGAACTGCGACGGCAAGACCACTTGCGAATCGCTGCTGATTTCCCGGGGCGAGATCCGCTACCTCACCCACACCACCTTCGAGTGA
- a CDS encoding helix-turn-helix domain-containing protein: protein MPQSVVSTVIDQLAEELSRSVVINDPAVQMLYTSAHYGDEDPVRVRALLNHGAEPRARGHVLAQGVSNWTRAGLIPPDMDIGMHARVCVPIRFEGELLGLLMVMDADGSITTAELGRVNEVAQELAYALHDSREEASPGSQDEQLVLDLVGTDPSARRSAIATMNGSGRGERFTAVTAVDIRVAGPTTTTRPHVEIALRNALSARPRADKTDSMFAVTGESAVLLVGSQPRNPQPVSRRVGQILDRTHELASGRFRCVAGLGSTGDGLDHASRSLAQANLACRAAALGLGDEVTPWESLGAYGPLLLIPPEHLSEALLPHPLQQLRAIDADGHLAATLRAYLDSAGNGPAAAEQLHIHRTSLYYRLGRIHELAGLDVADGHTRQAVHAGFAMLDIIQARSQS, encoded by the coding sequence ATGCCCCAAAGCGTCGTCTCAACGGTGATCGATCAACTGGCGGAGGAACTGTCCCGCTCGGTGGTCATCAATGACCCGGCAGTGCAGATGCTGTACACCAGCGCGCACTACGGAGACGAGGATCCCGTTCGCGTCAGGGCGCTGCTCAACCACGGAGCAGAGCCGCGGGCTCGCGGGCACGTTCTCGCGCAGGGCGTGTCGAACTGGACGCGAGCCGGACTCATCCCGCCCGACATGGACATCGGGATGCATGCGCGCGTGTGCGTCCCGATCCGATTCGAGGGTGAGCTTTTGGGCCTGCTGATGGTGATGGACGCGGACGGCAGCATCACCACCGCAGAGCTCGGACGCGTCAACGAGGTCGCTCAAGAGTTGGCGTACGCGCTGCATGACAGCCGAGAGGAGGCCAGTCCGGGCAGCCAGGACGAGCAGCTCGTGCTGGACCTGGTTGGCACCGACCCGTCTGCACGACGCAGCGCTATCGCAACCATGAACGGGAGCGGACGCGGCGAGCGCTTCACCGCCGTCACCGCCGTCGACATCAGAGTGGCCGGACCCACCACGACGACCCGCCCACACGTCGAGATCGCCTTGCGCAACGCCCTGTCCGCGAGGCCGCGAGCCGACAAGACGGATTCGATGTTCGCGGTCACCGGCGAGTCGGCAGTGCTGCTAGTCGGGTCGCAGCCACGGAATCCGCAGCCGGTCAGCCGGCGCGTGGGACAAATTCTCGACCGGACACACGAACTAGCCTCCGGCCGCTTCCGCTGCGTCGCCGGCCTTGGGAGCACCGGTGACGGGCTCGATCACGCGTCCCGCTCACTGGCGCAGGCGAACCTGGCATGCAGGGCCGCCGCCCTCGGACTAGGCGACGAGGTCACGCCTTGGGAGTCGCTCGGCGCTTACGGGCCCTTGCTGTTGATTCCGCCTGAGCACCTGTCGGAGGCGCTGCTGCCGCACCCTCTGCAGCAGCTTCGCGCGATAGATGCCGACGGTCATCTAGCCGCGACGCTGCGGGCGTACCTGGATTCGGCCGGCAACGGCCCCGCCGCGGCCGAGCAACTCCACATCCACCGGACGTCGCTGTACTACCGGCTCGGACGGATCCACGAGCTGGCCGGGCTCGACGTAGCCGACGGGCACACCCGACAGGCAGTGCACGCCGGGTTCGCGATGCTCGACATCATCCAGGCGCGCTCGCAGAGCTGA
- a CDS encoding alpha/beta fold hydrolase produces the protein MPTFTTNDGVTLAYEDTGGEGTPLVMVHGWGQTQAMFRNQLAGLGKHRRVITYDQRGHGVSEKPRHGYRIARLAQDFEQLLDHLGLHEADALGWSMGASVLWSYIDSHGTGRIRRLVIVDQPAAVAAVPWMTKDEQTESGAIFDVNGLLELAANLNGPDGPAALEAFEHSMFSGDTDPQVWNFVVEEIKSTPAYAGVPLLFDHCAQDWRDVLPRINVPTLVIGCDGSHVHPDSQRYIAERVPNAELHIFPTTEASSHFVFLENPSAFDAIVEKFLG, from the coding sequence ATGCCCACCTTCACCACCAACGACGGTGTCACGCTCGCCTACGAGGACACCGGAGGCGAGGGCACGCCCCTGGTGATGGTGCACGGTTGGGGCCAGACCCAGGCTATGTTCCGCAACCAGCTCGCCGGCCTGGGCAAGCACCGCCGAGTCATCACCTATGACCAGCGCGGCCACGGCGTGTCCGAAAAGCCCCGCCACGGCTACCGCATCGCGCGGCTCGCCCAAGACTTCGAGCAGCTACTGGATCATCTCGGTCTGCACGAGGCCGACGCCCTCGGCTGGTCCATGGGCGCATCCGTCCTGTGGAGCTACATCGACAGCCACGGGACCGGACGCATACGCCGACTCGTGATCGTCGATCAGCCAGCCGCTGTCGCAGCAGTGCCCTGGATGACGAAGGACGAGCAGACCGAATCCGGCGCGATCTTCGACGTGAACGGCCTGCTGGAGTTGGCCGCCAATCTGAACGGGCCGGACGGGCCAGCGGCCCTCGAGGCATTCGAGCACTCGATGTTCTCCGGTGACACCGACCCGCAGGTGTGGAACTTCGTCGTCGAAGAGATCAAATCGACTCCGGCGTACGCGGGTGTGCCGCTGTTGTTCGACCACTGCGCACAGGACTGGCGTGACGTCCTACCCCGCATCAACGTCCCCACGCTAGTCATCGGCTGCGACGGCAGCCATGTTCACCCGGACTCGCAGCGCTACATCGCCGAACGAGTCCCGAACGCCGAGCTGCACATCTTCCCCACCACCGAGGCGAGCTCGCACTTCGTGTTCCTGGAGAACCCTTCGGCGTTCGACGCGATCGTCGAAAAGTTCCTCGGCTAA